A stretch of the Sinorhizobium alkalisoli genome encodes the following:
- a CDS encoding phosphotransferase enzyme family protein, protein MVLSSEVECTADVTLVNGDRLILKTLSRPEGRDSFRFQVAALAGLEGASGFAAPHIVRTSGGALMFEEEEICGYLQTRLSGLPLHQANATPDVLYRVGRALGKLGLALEPLKLPAMHRPILWHVGCWPRLMELAEHLPAGSVADSVRLAMGNYVERIEPQLCDVAWQVTHNDPSPFNTLLTDNGVAFIDFGDGCWGPRIQDLAIAASHVVTEPSLALGGAENLIAGYASVLPLSALEAKLLVGLMKARQSALILINHWRAGLFPAEAAYIKKNVARAERGLAILSAIGVEEAEMAVRRAVP, encoded by the coding sequence ATGGTCCTGTCCTCGGAAGTTGAGTGTACGGCGGACGTCACCCTGGTGAACGGCGATCGGTTGATTCTCAAAACGTTATCGCGGCCGGAAGGAAGAGACAGTTTCCGCTTCCAGGTTGCGGCCCTCGCAGGGCTGGAAGGCGCTTCCGGTTTTGCAGCACCTCATATCGTGCGTACCAGCGGTGGTGCGCTGATGTTCGAAGAGGAGGAGATTTGCGGCTACCTGCAGACCCGACTTTCGGGGCTGCCGCTGCACCAGGCGAACGCAACTCCGGACGTCCTTTACCGGGTCGGGCGGGCGCTTGGCAAACTCGGTTTGGCTCTCGAGCCTCTGAAGTTGCCCGCCATGCACCGCCCGATCCTTTGGCATGTCGGATGCTGGCCGAGGCTAATGGAGCTGGCCGAGCATCTGCCGGCAGGGTCCGTCGCAGATTCCGTCCGTCTCGCCATGGGCAATTATGTCGAGCGTATCGAGCCGCAACTATGCGACGTAGCATGGCAGGTCACGCACAATGACCCCAGCCCGTTCAACACGCTCCTGACCGATAATGGTGTTGCGTTCATCGATTTCGGCGACGGCTGCTGGGGCCCAAGGATCCAGGATCTCGCGATTGCGGCAAGCCACGTGGTGACGGAGCCGTCTTTGGCTCTCGGCGGCGCAGAAAATCTCATCGCCGGTTATGCTTCGGTGCTTCCGCTTTCCGCGCTCGAGGCAAAACTGCTCGTCGGGCTGATGAAGGCGCGGCAAAGCGCCCTTATCCTGATCAACCACTGGCGAGCCGGGCTGTTTCCGGCCGAGGCAGCCTATATCAAGAAGAACGTGGCCCGAGCCGAACGCGGGCTCGCTATTCTATCGGCGATAGGCGTCGAAGAGGCGGAGATGGCTGTGCGTCGCGCGGTGCCTTAG
- a CDS encoding GNAT family N-acetyltransferase encodes MHIRPVSSGDAPAVWSIIEPVIRAGETYALDPSLSRAEALAYWMGADKEVFVAEQAGAILGTYYMRPNQAGGGRHVCNCGYVTAPDATGRGVARRMCEHSMATARAHGYRAMQFNFVVSTNRWAISLWQKMGFEVVGTLPGAFRHPTHGYVDALVMYQAL; translated from the coding sequence ATGCATATTCGCCCCGTCTCATCCGGAGACGCTCCCGCCGTCTGGTCAATCATCGAGCCCGTGATCCGAGCGGGAGAAACCTATGCGCTCGATCCGAGCCTGAGCCGGGCAGAGGCTCTCGCGTACTGGATGGGAGCAGACAAGGAGGTCTTCGTTGCCGAGCAAGCGGGCGCCATCCTCGGCACCTATTACATGCGTCCCAATCAGGCTGGCGGTGGTCGGCATGTTTGCAACTGTGGATATGTTACAGCGCCTGATGCGACGGGTAGAGGCGTCGCACGCCGCATGTGCGAACACTCAATGGCAACGGCCCGCGCCCACGGGTATCGGGCAATGCAGTTCAACTTCGTCGTGAGCACCAACCGGTGGGCCATTTCGCTATGGCAGAAAATGGGTTTTGAAGTCGTGGGCACATTGCCCGGCGCGTTCAGGCACCCGACGCATGGCTATGTTGACGCCTTGGTTATGTATCAAGCGCTATAA
- a CDS encoding Lrp/AsnC family transcriptional regulator translates to MKLDRIDIKILQVLQQNGRMTNVELSEVVNLSPSPCLMRVKKLRSEGYIEGYSAQINIAKLGQTLTVFTEVTLKNHRQTDFARFLAAVEKIDQLIQCHVVSGGYDYLLKFVTGGIGEYQEIMERLVELDVGIDKYFSFVVLKSPIVKGHLPLTDLFRP, encoded by the coding sequence ATGAAACTCGACCGGATCGACATCAAGATCCTGCAGGTGCTGCAGCAGAATGGCCGCATGACCAATGTGGAGCTTTCGGAGGTGGTGAATCTATCGCCGAGCCCCTGCCTCATGCGCGTGAAGAAGCTACGGTCGGAGGGCTATATCGAGGGCTATTCGGCGCAGATCAATATCGCCAAGCTGGGGCAGACGCTGACGGTGTTCACCGAGGTCACGCTGAAGAACCACCGGCAGACCGATTTTGCACGCTTCCTTGCCGCCGTCGAGAAGATCGATCAATTGATCCAATGCCATGTGGTCTCCGGCGGCTACGACTACCTCCTGAAATTCGTGACCGGCGGGATCGGCGAATATCAGGAGATCATGGAACGGCTGGTCGAGTTGGACGTCGGCATCGATAAATATTTCAGCTTCGTCGTGCTGAAATCGCCAATCGTGAAGGGGCACCTGCCGCTGACGGACCTGTTTCGGCCATAG
- a CDS encoding haloacid dehalogenase type II, translated as MTTFRPKYITFDCHGTLINFQMAEAARDLYGDRMSEQKMLQFIADFSAYRLDEVMADWKPYAEVVHNALARTCKHNGIAFKDEDAQMVYERVPTWGPHPDVPAGLAKVAKEIPLVILSNAMNSQIMSNVEKLGAPFHKVYTAEQAQAYKPHFRAFEYMLDMLGCGPEDILHCSSSFRYDLMSAHDLGIKNKVWVNRGHEPANPYYGYTEIANISELPGVVGL; from the coding sequence ATGACCACTTTCCGCCCGAAATACATCACCTTCGACTGCCACGGCACGCTGATCAACTTTCAGATGGCGGAGGCGGCACGCGATCTTTACGGCGACCGCATGAGCGAGCAGAAAATGCTGCAGTTCATCGCAGACTTCTCCGCATACCGGCTCGATGAGGTCATGGCCGACTGGAAGCCCTATGCGGAGGTGGTCCATAACGCACTGGCGAGAACCTGCAAACACAACGGCATCGCCTTCAAGGACGAAGATGCCCAGATGGTATACGAACGCGTTCCCACCTGGGGGCCGCATCCGGACGTTCCGGCCGGTCTTGCCAAGGTCGCCAAGGAGATTCCGCTGGTCATTTTGTCAAATGCAATGAACTCGCAGATCATGTCCAACGTCGAGAAGCTCGGCGCGCCGTTCCACAAGGTCTATACCGCCGAACAGGCACAGGCCTACAAGCCGCACTTCCGGGCCTTCGAATACATGCTCGACATGCTTGGCTGCGGTCCGGAGGACATTCTGCATTGCTCCTCCTCCTTCCGCTACGATCTGATGTCGGCTCATGACCTCGGGATCAAAAACAAGGTGTGGGTCAATCGCGGTCACGAACCGGCCAATCCCTATTACGGCTATACCGAGATCGCCAACATCTCGGAACTGCCGGGCGTTGTCGGGCTCTGA
- a CDS encoding haloacid dehalogenase type II produces the protein MTQFRPKYVTFDCYGTLTNFDMAGAARRVYGERLSPEAMAGFVEAFRGYRLDEVLGPWKPFLEVVHNSVERSCKRIGIPFKPEDAQRIYDEVPTWGPHPDVPAGLSRVAEEIPLVILSNSMNSLIMSNVEKLGAPIHMVITAEEVGAYKPLMKGFEYMLDKLGCGPEDITHVSSSFRYDLMTAYDLGIKSKVWVNRGHEPANPYYEYTEIKDIGGLAAAVGLEPALKRA, from the coding sequence ATGACTCAATTTCGACCAAAGTATGTCACCTTCGACTGCTATGGCACGCTTACCAATTTCGATATGGCCGGCGCTGCGCGACGCGTCTATGGCGAGCGTCTCTCCCCAGAAGCGATGGCCGGCTTTGTCGAGGCCTTTAGAGGCTATCGCCTTGACGAGGTGCTAGGGCCATGGAAACCTTTCCTCGAAGTGGTACACAATTCCGTCGAACGCAGTTGCAAACGCATCGGTATCCCGTTCAAACCCGAAGACGCACAACGCATCTATGACGAAGTGCCAACCTGGGGGCCCCACCCGGACGTTCCGGCTGGCCTGTCCAGGGTGGCCGAGGAAATTCCGCTGGTCATCCTGTCGAACTCCATGAACAGCCTGATCATGTCGAACGTGGAAAAGCTGGGCGCGCCCATCCATATGGTCATCACGGCAGAAGAAGTCGGGGCATACAAACCTCTGATGAAGGGCTTCGAATACATGCTCGACAAGCTCGGCTGCGGGCCCGAAGACATTACCCACGTGTCCTCATCCTTCCGCTACGACCTGATGACCGCCTATGACCTGGGCATCAAGAGCAAGGTCTGGGTCAACCGCGGCCATGAGCCGGCCAATCCCTATTACGAATACACCGAGATCAAGGATATTGGCGGGTTAGCCGCCGCCGTTGGCCTGGAGCCAGCCCTCAAGCGCGCCTGA
- a CDS encoding aspartate aminotransferase family protein translates to MSKQATTLPKGFRGDMPNGFNPQDTSHLTSEDLAHIIKRQRLLGPAYRLFYKSPVEISRAKGVFLYDKHGNEYLDAYNNVVSLGHSHPRVVEAIQKQLELLCTHTRYMQEPLLDYAEALINTFGGELGRTGCAMFTCTGSEANDLALRIARYHTRKTGVIVTAEAYHGNSGAVAAISPSLGKKSALDPYLRTVAAPDSYRLPVEEIGRRMAEDVARQIADMERHGGGLAAFIADSVFSSDGLYVDPTDVLAPVAEVVRKAGGLFIADEVQSGFGRTGTHFWGHSRHKVDPDIVTMGKPMGNGYPVAGVVLRPELVAEFGSNMRYFNTFGGNSVAIAAARAVLDTILEEGLLDNAAKVGGEILEGLRDLQTKYEFVGDVRGAGLYFGVELVKDRDRKTPDMDRALAAVNALRDRRILISATGADAHILKIRPPLIFTSANAARLLEGVDEALRSVQI, encoded by the coding sequence ATGTCCAAGCAAGCGACTACCCTGCCCAAGGGCTTCCGTGGCGACATGCCAAATGGCTTCAATCCTCAGGACACGTCTCATCTCACAAGTGAAGATCTGGCGCATATCATCAAGCGGCAAAGGCTGCTCGGGCCCGCTTATCGGCTCTTCTACAAGTCGCCGGTTGAGATCTCGCGTGCCAAGGGCGTCTTCCTCTATGACAAGCACGGCAACGAATATCTCGACGCCTACAACAACGTTGTATCGCTGGGTCACTCTCATCCGCGTGTCGTCGAGGCGATCCAGAAGCAGCTCGAGTTACTCTGTACCCACACGCGTTACATGCAGGAACCGCTGCTGGACTATGCCGAAGCCCTGATCAATACGTTCGGTGGCGAACTCGGCCGGACCGGATGCGCGATGTTCACATGCACGGGCTCGGAAGCCAACGATCTCGCCTTGCGTATCGCGCGTTACCACACACGCAAGACCGGCGTCATCGTCACGGCCGAAGCCTATCACGGCAACAGCGGCGCGGTGGCGGCAATCTCGCCGTCGCTCGGCAAGAAGTCGGCCCTGGATCCCTATCTTCGCACGGTCGCCGCGCCGGATTCCTACCGCCTGCCCGTCGAGGAAATCGGCCGGCGGATGGCGGAGGATGTCGCGCGGCAGATCGCCGACATGGAGCGGCATGGCGGCGGCCTAGCGGCCTTCATCGCCGACTCCGTCTTCTCTTCCGATGGTCTCTATGTCGATCCGACGGACGTATTGGCGCCCGTGGCGGAAGTGGTGCGCAAGGCGGGTGGCCTGTTCATCGCCGACGAGGTGCAATCCGGATTCGGGCGGACCGGTACCCATTTTTGGGGTCACTCCCGTCACAAGGTCGATCCGGACATCGTAACCATGGGCAAGCCCATGGGCAACGGCTATCCCGTTGCCGGCGTAGTCCTGCGGCCCGAACTCGTCGCCGAATTCGGATCCAACATGCGCTACTTCAACACATTTGGCGGCAACTCCGTCGCTATCGCCGCTGCAAGGGCCGTGCTCGACACGATCCTCGAAGAGGGCCTGTTAGACAACGCCGCCAAGGTCGGCGGCGAAATCCTCGAAGGCCTCCGGGACCTACAGACGAAATATGAATTTGTCGGCGATGTTCGCGGGGCCGGCCTCTATTTCGGCGTCGAACTCGTCAAGGATCGAGACCGGAAAACGCCGGACATGGACCGTGCGCTTGCAGCCGTCAATGCCCTGCGCGACCGGCGCATCCTCATTTCCGCGACGGGAGCGGACGCGCATATCCTGAAGATCAGGCCCCCGCTCATCTTCACATCGGCCAACGCGGCGCGTCTGCTCGAGGGCGTCGACGAGGCGCTTCGGTCCGTGCAGATCTAG
- a CDS encoding GntR family transcriptional regulator — protein MPTPHARNQAEDLEINVEPLPVSAVEILTQALRRRILSGDFQPGEFLRDVKMCEEHSTSRHTFRTAAQVLVTQGLLRQIPNRGFVVPEFGPDDIVDITRVRGAIEGEAIRLIVLTGIIPPLALEAVEVMHRSTLSSDRSLLVAADRDFHRAIIAASGSPRLKRTYSDLEGEIELLLAQRQDFYATAEEMAEEHERLINSLRSRHYDTAREAFQEHWEDLQIKLLDQR, from the coding sequence ATGCCGACGCCGCACGCCAGGAACCAAGCCGAAGATCTTGAGATCAATGTCGAGCCCTTGCCCGTTAGCGCGGTGGAAATCCTGACCCAGGCCTTGCGACGGCGCATCTTGTCGGGAGATTTCCAACCGGGCGAGTTCCTTCGCGACGTGAAGATGTGCGAGGAGCATTCGACCTCGCGGCACACATTCCGTACAGCAGCCCAGGTGCTCGTCACGCAGGGTTTGCTGCGTCAGATACCGAACCGAGGCTTCGTGGTGCCCGAATTCGGGCCCGACGATATTGTCGATATCACACGCGTGCGCGGCGCCATCGAGGGCGAGGCCATTCGTCTGATCGTGCTCACGGGGATCATCCCGCCTCTGGCGCTGGAGGCGGTCGAGGTTATGCACAGGTCGACTCTATCCTCCGACAGATCCCTGCTGGTTGCCGCGGACCGTGACTTCCACCGCGCGATCATTGCCGCTAGCGGCAGCCCTCGGCTGAAGCGAACCTATTCAGACCTCGAGGGCGAGATCGAGCTTCTCCTCGCACAGCGGCAGGATTTCTACGCGACTGCCGAAGAAATGGCGGAAGAACACGAGCGGCTCATCAACAGCTTGAGAAGCCGCCATTACGATACGGCGCGAGAGGCGTTCCAGGAGCACTGGGAAGATCTCCAGATAAAATTGCTCGATCAACGCTGA
- a CDS encoding Lrp/AsnC family transcriptional regulator — translation MKLDRIDVKILNALQKNGRMTNVELAEIVNLSPSPCLLRVKKLQAEGYIEGYSAQINIGKLGQTLTVFTEITLKNHRQGDFARFLAAIEKVDQVIECHLVSGGYDYLVKFVTAGIEEYQTLMERLLDSEIGIDKYFSFVVLKSPLVKAHLPLASLFQQ, via the coding sequence ATGAAACTTGATCGGATCGACGTCAAGATACTCAACGCATTGCAGAAGAATGGCCGAATGACGAATGTCGAGCTTGCGGAAATCGTCAATCTCTCGCCAAGTCCTTGTTTGCTGCGAGTGAAAAAGCTGCAGGCGGAGGGCTATATCGAGGGCTATTCTGCGCAGATCAATATCGGAAAACTGGGGCAGACGTTGACGGTGTTCACCGAAATCACGCTGAAGAACCACCGTCAAGGCGACTTCGCGAGATTTCTTGCTGCGATCGAGAAGGTCGATCAGGTCATCGAGTGCCATCTGGTTTCGGGAGGCTACGATTATCTCGTAAAGTTCGTCACCGCAGGAATCGAAGAGTATCAGACGCTGATGGAGCGGCTTCTCGATTCGGAGATCGGCATCGACAAGTACTTCAGCTTCGTCGTGCTGAAATCGCCCCTGGTCAAAGCGCATTTGCCGCTGGCAAGCCTGTTCCAGCAGTAA
- a CDS encoding phosphotransferase codes for MGAAEAEEIAERLYGARGSATRFETEKDDTFLLDCAAQGKFVLKIAHPSERMEELDFQVALMRHLEQQAPDLPIPRALRDVDGADLPVVITRAGERRVVRLITFLPGTPLDRTSCTAPQRERIGEILAKLRHSMADFSHPADGRAVAWDVTHLLDLADLLRFVPAADKRAWTVRALERFAEVKPRLDLCRRQVLHNDFNTSNLVVDHASPQFLTGVIDFGDAVRTAIAVDVSTALMNQMPKTSDHGNRRDLFDEPRDVLRGYLRHAELTDEELRLVPFLSMGRLAVRALLTCWRAEIFPENSRYILRNTEAGWAHLEWFHSISTAQISDLLTR; via the coding sequence GTGGGCGCTGCGGAAGCCGAAGAAATCGCCGAGCGACTATATGGCGCGCGTGGCTCGGCCACGCGCTTTGAAACCGAGAAAGACGACACGTTCCTCCTCGACTGTGCGGCCCAAGGGAAGTTCGTGCTGAAGATCGCTCATCCTTCCGAGCGGATGGAGGAGCTCGATTTCCAGGTCGCGCTGATGCGTCATCTCGAGCAGCAGGCCCCTGATCTACCCATCCCCCGTGCCCTTCGCGATGTCGACGGCGCGGATTTGCCCGTCGTCATTACGAGAGCCGGCGAGCGGCGAGTGGTACGGCTCATTACCTTCCTTCCCGGTACTCCGCTCGACCGGACGTCTTGCACAGCCCCACAGCGCGAACGGATCGGCGAAATCCTGGCAAAGCTGCGTCATTCCATGGCCGATTTTTCGCATCCTGCAGACGGCCGGGCGGTGGCATGGGACGTGACCCATCTGCTCGATCTTGCAGATCTGTTGCGCTTCGTCCCCGCGGCCGACAAGCGGGCCTGGACCGTCCGCGCGCTCGAGCGGTTTGCCGAAGTCAAGCCGAGGCTCGACCTGTGCCGGCGGCAGGTGCTCCATAACGACTTCAATACGTCGAACCTAGTCGTCGATCACGCCAGCCCGCAGTTCCTGACCGGCGTCATCGATTTCGGCGATGCGGTCCGTACCGCCATTGCCGTCGATGTCTCCACGGCGTTGATGAATCAGATGCCAAAAACCTCCGATCATGGGAACCGGCGTGACCTGTTCGACGAACCGCGCGACGTTCTGCGCGGCTATCTCCGCCATGCCGAACTGACGGACGAGGAACTCCGGCTCGTCCCCTTCCTGTCAATGGGCCGTCTTGCGGTCCGTGCGCTGCTGACGTGCTGGCGCGCCGAAATCTTCCCGGAGAATAGCCGCTATATCCTGCGCAATACCGAAGCCGGCTGGGCCCACCTCGAGTGGTTCCACTCGATTTCGACCGCACAGATTTCCGACCTTCTGACACGATAG
- a CDS encoding aspartate aminotransferase family protein — MSTDLMPNRFTPGEATIPPRESELIARRDSVLGASYRLQYRRPVHFVRGEGMWLYDPDGRRYLDFYNNVPSLGHCNPEINAAMAEQAGRISANTRYLEPRLVDYAERLVATFPHELNRVVFTCTGSESNDLALRIARLNSGSEGVIVSSHAYHGTSAATAMVSPNLGDAVKLSPAVRMVSLHGPAGVPDGQAAAFFEEQVRSAIADLNRRGIGVAALLIDSIFSSDGVWVDPPGFIAGGVKAVREAGGVVIADEVQPGFGRTGTHMWGFERHDIVPDLVTLGKPMGNGFPIGAVVGRKAPMDRFGATARYSNTFGGNTVGIAAADAVLAILHRDRIPEHALAMSERLRSGLEHLAKLHPGIRGVRNAGLFFGIDIGLDGTGEAGRRAMALDIVNLMREDGVLISTTGANEDTLKVRPPLVCLAEHVDRFLEAMDCALKKAV, encoded by the coding sequence ATGTCCACAGATCTCATGCCCAACCGCTTTACCCCCGGGGAAGCCACAATTCCCCCCCGCGAATCCGAGTTGATCGCCCGCCGCGACAGCGTACTGGGAGCCTCCTACAGGCTCCAATACCGCCGACCGGTCCATTTCGTTCGGGGCGAGGGTATGTGGCTCTACGACCCCGACGGACGTCGCTATCTGGATTTCTACAACAATGTGCCCTCCCTCGGGCATTGCAATCCAGAGATCAACGCGGCCATGGCGGAACAGGCCGGCCGAATCAGCGCAAATACCCGCTACCTCGAACCGAGGCTCGTCGACTATGCCGAACGGCTCGTGGCCACCTTTCCCCATGAGTTGAACCGCGTCGTCTTTACCTGCACGGGTAGCGAATCGAACGATCTGGCGCTCCGGATCGCCCGACTGAACAGCGGCAGCGAGGGCGTGATCGTCTCTTCCCATGCCTATCACGGCACCAGCGCGGCCACGGCGATGGTGTCGCCCAATCTCGGCGACGCCGTCAAGCTCAGTCCTGCCGTGCGGATGGTGTCGCTGCACGGGCCCGCGGGCGTGCCGGACGGGCAAGCTGCGGCGTTCTTTGAAGAACAGGTTCGCTCCGCTATCGCCGATTTGAATCGGCGTGGGATTGGCGTCGCGGCGCTGCTCATCGACAGTATTTTCTCCAGCGACGGCGTCTGGGTGGATCCGCCTGGCTTCATCGCCGGCGGAGTCAAGGCGGTGCGGGAGGCGGGAGGCGTCGTGATCGCCGATGAAGTGCAACCGGGATTCGGACGCACGGGGACACACATGTGGGGTTTCGAGCGGCACGACATCGTTCCGGACCTCGTCACCCTCGGTAAGCCGATGGGCAATGGGTTTCCCATCGGCGCGGTCGTCGGCCGCAAAGCACCGATGGATCGCTTTGGCGCTACTGCACGGTACTCGAACACCTTCGGCGGTAATACCGTCGGAATCGCGGCGGCTGACGCCGTCCTGGCAATCTTGCATAGGGATCGAATCCCCGAGCATGCGCTAGCCATGAGTGAGCGCCTGAGGTCGGGGCTGGAGCATCTTGCCAAGCTGCATCCCGGTATTCGCGGCGTTCGAAATGCCGGGCTGTTCTTCGGCATCGACATCGGGTTGGATGGAACGGGCGAGGCCGGCCGGCGTGCCATGGCATTGGATATCGTAAACCTGATGCGCGAGGATGGCGTTCTTATCAGCACGACGGGCGCCAACGAGGATACGCTGAAGGTGCGCCCCCCACTGGTTTGCCTGGCGGAGCATGTGGATCGCTTCCTCGAAGCCATGGATTGCGCGCTCAAGAAGGCCGTCTGA
- a CDS encoding 4-hydroxythreonine-4-phosphate dehydrogenase yields MTPIDFIFMLTRNDRTIPDALAQLPSVLSAGVRQIGFKDIGLPFEKLSELNREIRAAGAKSYLEVVSLDRASEIASVRAALTLGVDYLLGGTHVDDVLPLLRGSGIRYYPFPGRIAGHPSVLEGSTTEIVASAKDLAGREGVHGLDLLAYRADVDVANLIRAVCDAVAKPVIIAGSIDRAERIHAVVSGRAAGFTVGTAALEGRFPASVPGLTHQLLAITSMKNQAKTLIDQ; encoded by the coding sequence ATGACCCCCATCGATTTCATCTTCATGCTGACCCGCAACGACCGGACGATCCCGGATGCTCTGGCGCAGCTTCCCTCGGTGCTTTCTGCGGGTGTCCGACAAATCGGCTTCAAGGATATCGGCCTGCCCTTCGAAAAGCTCTCCGAGCTTAACCGGGAAATCCGGGCCGCGGGCGCGAAGAGTTATCTCGAAGTGGTTTCACTCGACCGCGCCAGCGAAATCGCCTCGGTGCGGGCCGCCCTCACTCTCGGCGTGGACTATCTGCTTGGCGGCACCCATGTCGACGACGTCCTTCCCCTCCTTAGAGGAAGTGGTATCCGCTACTACCCCTTCCCCGGCCGCATCGCGGGCCATCCCAGCGTTCTGGAGGGGTCCACGACGGAGATAGTTGCAAGCGCAAAAGACCTTGCCGGCCGCGAGGGAGTCCACGGCCTCGATCTCCTTGCCTATCGCGCCGACGTCGATGTCGCAAACCTCATCCGGGCCGTCTGCGACGCCGTCGCCAAGCCCGTCATCATCGCAGGTTCGATCGACCGCGCCGAACGCATCCATGCCGTCGTCAGCGGCCGCGCCGCCGGCTTCACGGTCGGCACCGCCGCTCTGGAAGGCCGCTTCCCTGCAAGCGTTCCAGGCTTGACGCATCAGCTCCTGGCGATCACTTCCATGAAGAACCAGGCGAAAACGTTAATCGATCAGTAA
- a CDS encoding tartrate dehydrogenase, whose translation MREYTIATIPADGIGPEVIAAGRTVLATLEKRLGDVKFTVENFDWGSDYYKKHGVMMPSDGLEQLKKFDAIYFGAVGAPDVPDHITLWGLRLPICQGFDQYANVRPTKILPGITPPLRNCGPDDVDWVIVRENSEGEYSGHGGRAHRGLPEEVGTEVAIFTRVGVSRIMRYAFRLAQSRPRKLLTVVTKSNAQRHGMVMWDEIAAEVAEEFPDVTWDKMLVDAMTVRMTLKPQSLDTIVATNLHADILSDLAGALSGSLGVAPTANIDPERRFPSMFEPIHGSAFDITGKGIANPVATFWTAAQMLDHLGEQDASARLMRAVERVTGAGILTPDVGGTATTREVTEAVCDAIHSSNV comes from the coding sequence ATGCGTGAATACACCATCGCAACCATACCCGCCGACGGCATCGGACCTGAGGTGATCGCCGCCGGCCGGACGGTCCTTGCGACCCTCGAGAAGCGACTCGGCGACGTGAAATTTACCGTAGAAAATTTCGACTGGGGATCTGACTACTACAAGAAACATGGCGTGATGATGCCCTCGGACGGGCTGGAGCAGCTCAAGAAATTCGACGCTATCTATTTCGGCGCGGTCGGAGCACCGGATGTTCCGGACCATATCACCCTTTGGGGGCTCAGGTTGCCGATCTGCCAGGGTTTCGACCAGTACGCCAATGTCCGACCAACCAAGATCCTGCCTGGCATAACCCCCCCGCTGCGCAATTGCGGCCCCGACGACGTCGACTGGGTGATCGTGCGTGAGAACTCCGAAGGCGAATATTCTGGCCATGGCGGCCGCGCCCACCGCGGCCTGCCCGAAGAGGTCGGCACGGAGGTTGCCATCTTCACCCGCGTGGGCGTCTCCCGCATCATGCGCTACGCCTTCAGGTTGGCCCAATCCCGCCCGCGCAAGTTGCTCACGGTCGTTACGAAATCGAATGCCCAGCGACATGGCATGGTCATGTGGGACGAGATCGCTGCTGAGGTAGCGGAGGAATTCCCGGACGTGACCTGGGACAAGATGCTGGTCGATGCTATGACAGTCCGGATGACGCTCAAGCCGCAGAGCCTCGACACCATCGTGGCAACCAACCTGCACGCCGACATCCTCTCCGATCTCGCTGGCGCCCTGTCTGGCAGCCTCGGGGTTGCACCGACGGCGAATATCGACCCGGAGCGTCGCTTCCCATCGATGTTCGAGCCGATCCATGGCTCCGCCTTCGACATTACCGGAAAGGGCATCGCCAATCCGGTCGCCACCTTCTGGACGGCTGCCCAGATGCTTGACCACCTCGGCGAGCAGGACGCTTCGGCCCGCCTCATGCGCGCTGTCGAGCGGGTGACCGGCGCCGGGATCCTTACCCCCGACGTAGGCGGTACCGCCACGACCCGGGAGGTTACCGAGGCCGTCTGCGACGCGATTCATTCATCCAATGTCTAA